A stretch of the Leptidea sinapis chromosome 17, ilLepSina1.1, whole genome shotgun sequence genome encodes the following:
- the LOC126969176 gene encoding uncharacterized protein LOC126969176 — protein sequence MFRSPTRNTASRGSDNTVVCDTVQCKECKLVVNELLAFVSNKIDTLPETGIIQICLSAYSFDEIESARLIAYKLLAPTKKCMRRRDGSEQKGLQDIIKLIKEYDPDCLPTFVAKNLNKLPPITFDHIDVTTFLKEMSILKSEVANIKATSLNSDKFTSNSDFEYLKQEIEQVKRMLQFNLQTEQSSCERSQRNDSDPKNQKQQQNTSQESVSKKSVKASSVHLFSPCAPDNKTNGTICVESTLRDSYSDPSVTAMKALDTPTNTPSYRDITVNTKFKKPSYISKPENDNFVLVEHRKRKKLVNSSGTAQISTKLRVADLTSAVYVSRVNKSTSADDIREYIKDMGEECVKVELLTQKNETQFTSYKIIVSKNKLDRFLKPDFWPEGIKFRIYRDFIPKGKVEKLNSNKKYNGS from the coding sequence ATGTTTCGTTCACCTACCCGCAATACCGCGAGTCGTGGAAGTGATAACACTGTTGTTTGTGATACTGTGCAATGTAAGGAATGCAAATTAGTGGTAAATGAACTATTGGCTTTTGTGAGTAATAAAATAGATACTTTACCAGAAACGGGTATCATACAAATATGTTTAAGTGCATACAGTTTCGATGAAATCGAGTCTGCGCGATTGATAGCATACAAATTATTAGCACCGACAAAAAAATGCATGCGGAGAAGAGATGGCTCGGAACAAAAGGGCCTACaggatataataaaactaataaaagaaTACGATCCGGATTGCTTGCCTACATTTGTGGCAAAAAATCTTAACAAGCTACCACCAATTACTTTTGATCACATAGATGTgactacatttttaaaagaaatgtcaaTATTAAAGAGTGAGGTAGCCAATATTAAGGCGACATCTTTGAATAGTGACAAGTTTACATCGAATTCTGATTTTGAATACTTGAAACAAGAAATTGAACAAGTAAAACGTATGTTGCAATTTAACTTGCAAACCGAACAAAGTAGCTGTGAACGATCTCAACGCAATGATAGCGAccctaaaaatcaaaaacaacAACAGAATACCTCGCAAGAATCTGTTTCTAAGAAATCTGTTAAGGCTTCTAGTGTTCATTTGTTTTCTCCATGTGCGCCGGATAATAAAACCAATGGCACTATATGTGTTGAGAGTACTCTGAGGGATTCGTACTCCGATCCAAGTGTGACCGCCATGAAGGCATTGGATACCCCTACTAATACACCATCGTATAGAGATATAACGGtgaatacgaaatttaaaaagcCAAGTTATATTTCCAAGCCCGAAAATGACAACTTTGTTCTAGTGGAACATAGAAAAAGAAAGAAGCTCGTTAACTCAAGTGGTACAGCTCAGATTTCTACCAAGTTAAGAGTGGCGGATTTAACATCGGCAGTGTATGTTTCTCGAGTAAATAAATCGACCTCGGCAGATGACATCCGGGAGTATATTAAAGACATGGGTGAGGAGTGTGTGAAAGTGGAATTATTAACGCAAAAAAATGAAACGCAATTCacatcttataaaattattgtaagtaaaaaCAAGTTAGATCGCTTCCTGAAACCGGACTTTTGGCCAGAGGGGATCAAATTTAGAATTTATCGAGACTTTATACCGAAAGGTAAGGTAGAAAAACTAAATagtaataagaaatataatggATCATAA